One Paraburkholderia agricolaris DNA segment encodes these proteins:
- a CDS encoding metallophosphoesterase family protein, giving the protein MIRFLHTADWQIGTQFGQFEPHDAAHLAEARFETVRRIAGEAAARKVDAVLVAGDVFDLQTVSDTVIRRLFGALQAFSGPWIMLPGNHDAALVESVWTRAQRLNCIAPNVRVVLEPGVVTLDACQCALLCAPLTQRITYDDTTGFFDTAETPPGYHRIGLAHGSVSGILQEGIDSSNPIAATRAASARLDYLALGDWHGHLRVDERTWYAGTHEQDRFRANEPGFMLDVTLSEPGAVPAVEAVRVGKYQWHRWEETISVPTDVDSLRTRLAASGSHDVLRVTVSGTTALAEAEAIHVAVEETRARVRALRVDLSGLQVLPTVADLAELGAQSGYLAKVVARLRSLQEDPQSDPQQVKRAAEALLLLARFQRELPREARSA; this is encoded by the coding sequence GTGATCAGGTTTCTGCACACCGCGGACTGGCAGATAGGCACGCAGTTCGGCCAGTTCGAGCCGCACGATGCCGCGCACCTCGCGGAGGCGCGCTTCGAAACCGTGCGGCGGATCGCCGGGGAAGCCGCCGCGCGCAAGGTCGACGCCGTGCTGGTCGCGGGCGACGTATTCGACCTGCAGACCGTCTCCGACACGGTGATCCGCCGCCTGTTCGGCGCGTTGCAAGCGTTTTCCGGGCCATGGATCATGCTGCCCGGCAATCACGACGCCGCGCTGGTCGAGAGCGTGTGGACCCGTGCGCAGCGCCTGAACTGCATCGCGCCGAACGTGCGGGTGGTGCTCGAACCCGGCGTGGTGACGCTCGACGCCTGCCAATGCGCATTGCTGTGCGCGCCGCTCACGCAACGCATCACCTACGACGACACCACGGGCTTCTTCGACACAGCAGAGACGCCGCCCGGCTATCACCGCATCGGACTCGCGCATGGCAGCGTGAGCGGGATCTTGCAGGAGGGTATCGATTCGTCGAACCCGATCGCAGCAACGCGTGCCGCGAGCGCGCGTCTGGACTATCTTGCGCTCGGCGACTGGCACGGCCATCTGCGGGTCGACGAACGTACCTGGTATGCCGGTACGCACGAGCAGGACCGGTTTCGCGCCAACGAGCCGGGCTTCATGCTCGACGTCACGTTGAGCGAGCCTGGCGCCGTGCCGGCCGTGGAAGCGGTGCGGGTGGGGAAATATCAATGGCATCGCTGGGAGGAAACGATCTCGGTGCCGACCGATGTGGATTCGCTCAGGACGCGCCTTGCCGCATCAGGCAGTCACGACGTGCTGCGCGTCACTGTCAGCGGCACGACCGCGTTGGCCGAGGCGGAGGCGATTCACGTCGCGGTGGAAGAAACCCGCGCGCGGGTGCGTGCGCTGCGCGTCGATCTGAGCGGCCTGCAGGTGCTGCCCACCGTCGCCGACCTCGCCGAACTCGGCGCGCAGAGCGGCTACCTTGCGAAGGTGGTGGCGCGTCTGCGAAGCTTGCAGGAAGACCCGCAGTCCGACCCGCAACAGGTCAAGCGCGCGGCGGAGGCGTTATTGCTTCTCGCCCGTTTTCAACGTGAGCTGCCGCGCGAAGCGAGGTCCGCATGA
- a CDS encoding AAA family ATPase gives MKLESIAIQEFRQFTGRLVIDDLQPGLNLFTGPNEAGKSTIAEAVRAVFLERYKASHLKDLLPWGKASGQPSVEVTFDLDGTACRLSKQFVTRQRCELKIGQAVFGEDEAEDKLAALLGFSRAARGPLKAENAGVPGLLWVQQGGTQEVRDSTGHAAQYLRDALSQLSGSSESAGEDALIAAVQRELWQLLTARTQKSTGPLAEAEQALAALNEERDELEQQRQQFDENIVRLAAQQEAFDDAQRKRPWELHEQKAVQAQQRADAAAELERSLQALSQSLQLKDAELALSLQQEQAANELETAVARERQQLDAARANVSAIQNEHAQAQASVTQFEQVYADATRAQELANAAVTAGDLRSQIALHRTESERLETAISAADKANEAVLEATRAAAALEIDGAQLKRLQSFDAELTVLRARTEAAMTRIEYRLTGAISVGDTQVSGEGVLRVDEEKLIGLGELGELRVIPGVSDLSAQLSELASLEARHAQLLQALGVASLGEAEARHEQWKTLVAQQKSQAKILEVHAPQGIDALRAALATAAARLKTSNERLALLPDASAALPLDEARRNADIARDALEAARKVLAQAAESKSTATATTESLAVQVQRKEAQLGDEAFCRNRAQWQTKIVEQRVQVEALKKQLEGRERELEAARLDDPAAEAKRYRASAELARNEQHERQVRIAQLRSQLETVGASGLGERLATVKASVEQATRRKDELSLRAGALSLLDEVLVDERDAAVAQLRAPLTERLGHYLKRIFPQSTIALGDDLSPATLDRYGRADTLDALSFGTREQLGILTRLAYADLLKASGRPTLLMLDDAAVHTDAARRDAIKRALIDAATRHQILVFTCHPELWDDLGVRQRAIDDLKVAA, from the coding sequence ATGAAGCTGGAAAGTATTGCGATTCAGGAATTCAGGCAGTTCACCGGCCGCCTCGTTATCGACGACCTGCAGCCCGGGCTCAACCTGTTCACCGGTCCGAACGAGGCCGGCAAGAGCACGATTGCCGAAGCCGTGCGAGCGGTGTTCCTCGAGCGCTACAAGGCTTCGCATCTGAAGGACCTGTTGCCGTGGGGCAAGGCGAGCGGGCAGCCGTCGGTTGAAGTGACGTTCGATCTGGACGGCACGGCATGCCGGCTGTCGAAGCAGTTCGTCACACGGCAGCGTTGTGAGTTGAAGATCGGTCAGGCGGTGTTCGGTGAAGACGAAGCCGAGGACAAACTCGCCGCGCTGCTCGGTTTTTCGCGTGCCGCGCGTGGGCCGCTCAAGGCGGAAAACGCCGGCGTTCCCGGTTTGTTGTGGGTGCAGCAGGGCGGCACGCAGGAGGTGCGCGATTCCACCGGGCACGCGGCGCAGTATCTTCGCGACGCGCTTTCGCAACTCTCGGGTAGCAGCGAATCCGCGGGCGAGGACGCGTTGATCGCCGCCGTGCAGCGCGAACTCTGGCAACTGCTTACCGCGCGTACGCAGAAGTCCACCGGGCCGTTGGCCGAGGCCGAACAGGCGTTGGCGGCGCTCAATGAGGAACGCGACGAGCTGGAGCAGCAGCGCCAGCAGTTCGACGAAAACATCGTGCGGCTTGCCGCGCAGCAGGAAGCTTTCGACGACGCGCAACGCAAGCGCCCCTGGGAGCTGCACGAGCAGAAAGCGGTGCAGGCGCAACAGCGTGCCGATGCCGCGGCGGAACTCGAGCGTAGTCTTCAGGCGCTCTCACAGTCGTTGCAATTGAAGGACGCGGAACTGGCACTCTCGTTGCAGCAGGAACAGGCGGCGAACGAACTGGAAACGGCCGTCGCACGCGAGAGGCAACAACTCGATGCCGCGCGCGCCAACGTGTCGGCGATACAGAACGAACATGCGCAGGCTCAGGCGAGCGTGACGCAATTCGAGCAGGTGTATGCCGACGCCACGCGTGCGCAGGAACTGGCGAACGCTGCGGTGACCGCGGGCGATCTGCGCAGTCAGATTGCTCTGCACCGCACCGAGAGCGAGCGGCTTGAAACAGCGATTTCGGCTGCTGACAAGGCAAATGAGGCCGTGCTGGAGGCGACGCGCGCGGCTGCCGCGCTCGAAATCGACGGAGCGCAGTTGAAGCGGCTGCAATCGTTCGATGCCGAATTGACCGTGCTGCGCGCGCGTACCGAAGCGGCGATGACGCGCATCGAATACCGGCTGACGGGTGCGATTAGCGTCGGCGATACGCAGGTAAGCGGCGAGGGCGTGTTACGGGTCGATGAAGAGAAGCTGATCGGCCTTGGCGAGCTTGGCGAATTGCGCGTGATTCCGGGCGTGTCCGATTTGTCGGCGCAGTTGTCCGAGCTGGCGTCGCTCGAAGCTCGTCATGCGCAGTTATTGCAGGCCCTGGGCGTGGCGTCGCTAGGCGAGGCCGAGGCCCGGCACGAGCAGTGGAAGACGCTGGTCGCGCAGCAGAAAAGTCAGGCGAAGATTCTTGAAGTGCATGCGCCGCAGGGTATCGACGCGTTGCGTGCCGCCTTGGCGACGGCTGCTGCACGTTTGAAGACTTCGAATGAGCGGCTGGCGCTATTGCCCGATGCGTCTGCTGCGCTGCCGCTCGACGAAGCTCGCCGCAATGCCGACATCGCGCGCGATGCATTGGAAGCCGCCAGAAAAGTGCTGGCGCAGGCCGCGGAAAGCAAATCCACCGCTACCGCAACGACAGAGTCGCTCGCGGTTCAGGTGCAGCGCAAGGAAGCCCAACTGGGCGACGAAGCGTTTTGCCGCAACCGTGCGCAGTGGCAGACGAAAATCGTCGAGCAGCGTGTGCAGGTCGAAGCGCTGAAGAAACAGCTCGAAGGACGTGAGCGCGAACTGGAAGCGGCGCGTCTCGACGATCCGGCGGCTGAAGCGAAACGCTATCGGGCGTCGGCTGAGCTTGCACGCAACGAGCAGCATGAGCGGCAGGTGCGGATCGCGCAATTGCGCAGTCAACTGGAGACGGTTGGCGCGTCCGGGCTTGGCGAACGTCTCGCGACCGTGAAGGCTTCAGTGGAACAGGCTACGCGTCGCAAGGACGAACTGAGCTTGCGGGCGGGTGCGTTGAGTTTGCTCGACGAGGTGCTAGTCGACGAACGCGATGCCGCGGTGGCCCAACTGCGTGCGCCGTTGACCGAACGCCTCGGACACTACCTGAAGCGGATTTTCCCGCAGTCGACGATCGCGCTCGGTGACGATCTGAGTCCCGCGACGCTGGATCGTTATGGTCGAGCGGATACGCTCGACGCGTTGAGTTTCGGTACGCGGGAACAATTGGGTATTCTGACCCGGCTCGCCTATGCGGATCTGTTGAAGGCATCGGGCCGCCCGACCTTGCTGATGCTCGACGATGCCGCCGTGCATACCGATGCGGCACGGCGCGACGCGATCAAGCGCGCATTGATCGACGCGGCCACGCGGCACCAGATTCTGGTGTTCACATGCCATCCGGAGCTTTGGGACGATCTGGGGGTGCGGCAGCGGGCGATTGACGATCTGAAGGTAGCGGCTTAG
- the cobJ gene encoding precorrin-3B C(17)-methyltransferase, translated as MTPPAIVILGAGALVTARRIQTLYAGSQVHALQGRVEADVSYTELRAHLCDLYARGTPIVALCAAGIVIRCIAPLLSNKGVEPPVLTVAEDGSAVVPLLGGLAGVNVMAREIAAELAVPPAITTSGELRFGTCVLNPPEGYALADIAQGKRFVSDLLAGESTRIEGEAPWLDDAQLPRSESARLAIRVTPRAWDGRDDELVIHPRSVVAAVTVPGAGAGAGSASATNANLSANSRSDSQTGSGARIAALVREALDAHGLAPLSLAALLAPSEHMLDAALADAAASLNVPLRFAQPRPQDGEPPSNLLHAALRVPYQTLHDDADAGVALALAALAIDPHTIGRARGRLTVIGLGPGRADLMVPAARTALNEATDILGYETYVKMAGPLRADQRVHGTDNREEMQRARHAFELAGTGRSVVMVSSGDPGVFAMAAAVLEALEEGGSANAGWRAVELAIVPGVSAAMATAAQAGAPLGHDFCMLSLSDNLKPWTIIEKRLRHAAEADLVMAFYNPISRARPWQLDKALDILREYRTAATKVVLGRDIGRPGGTLRTITLGELRSSDVDMRTMVIVGSSTTRGFANGIDGGEWVYTPRWYE; from the coding sequence ATGACGCCGCCCGCCATCGTCATTCTCGGCGCGGGCGCGTTGGTAACCGCACGGCGTATCCAGACGCTGTATGCCGGTTCCCAGGTGCATGCCTTGCAGGGGCGCGTCGAAGCTGACGTCTCGTATACGGAACTCCGCGCGCATCTGTGCGATCTTTATGCGCGCGGCACGCCGATCGTTGCGCTCTGCGCCGCAGGTATCGTGATTCGCTGCATCGCGCCCTTGCTGTCGAACAAGGGCGTCGAGCCGCCGGTACTGACCGTGGCGGAAGATGGCAGCGCGGTCGTGCCATTGCTCGGCGGCCTTGCAGGCGTCAACGTGATGGCACGTGAGATCGCGGCTGAATTGGCTGTGCCGCCGGCGATTACGACGAGTGGCGAACTGCGCTTCGGAACGTGTGTGCTCAATCCACCCGAAGGCTATGCACTCGCCGATATCGCGCAAGGCAAGCGCTTTGTTTCGGACCTGCTCGCAGGAGAAAGCACGCGAATCGAGGGCGAAGCGCCGTGGCTCGACGATGCGCAACTGCCGCGCTCTGAATCGGCACGTCTCGCGATTCGCGTGACACCCCGTGCGTGGGATGGGCGTGATGATGAGTTGGTGATTCATCCTCGGAGCGTGGTGGCGGCGGTCACTGTGCCGGGTGCGGGTGCGGGTGCTGGCTCGGCCTCTGCTACGAACGCAAACCTCAGCGCAAATTCCAGATCGGATTCCCAGACGGGTTCTGGCGCGCGGATCGCAGCGTTGGTGCGCGAGGCATTGGACGCACACGGTCTTGCGCCGCTTTCGCTCGCGGCATTGCTGGCGCCTTCTGAACACATGTTGGACGCGGCGCTCGCCGATGCCGCAGCGAGCCTGAATGTGCCCCTGCGTTTTGCCCAGCCGCGCCCGCAGGACGGCGAACCGCCGAGCAATCTGCTGCATGCCGCGCTGCGTGTCCCTTATCAAACGCTGCACGACGACGCGGACGCAGGCGTTGCCCTCGCGTTGGCCGCGCTGGCCATCGACCCGCACACGATTGGCCGCGCGCGCGGCCGCCTGACCGTGATCGGCCTCGGTCCAGGCCGTGCCGACCTGATGGTGCCTGCCGCACGAACCGCGCTGAACGAAGCCACCGATATTCTCGGTTACGAAACCTACGTGAAAATGGCCGGCCCGTTGCGCGCCGATCAACGCGTGCACGGCACCGACAATCGCGAGGAAATGCAGCGGGCACGCCATGCGTTCGAACTTGCTGGCACAGGACGGTCGGTGGTGATGGTGTCGTCGGGCGATCCCGGCGTGTTCGCGATGGCGGCTGCGGTGCTTGAGGCACTCGAAGAAGGCGGTTCGGCGAACGCCGGCTGGCGTGCGGTCGAACTCGCCATCGTGCCGGGGGTGTCGGCAGCCATGGCGACTGCCGCACAAGCCGGCGCGCCGCTGGGTCACGATTTCTGCATGCTGTCGCTATCCGACAATCTGAAACCGTGGACCATCATCGAAAAGCGCCTCCGGCATGCGGCCGAAGCGGATCTGGTGATGGCTTTTTATAACCCGATCTCGCGCGCACGACCGTGGCAACTGGATAAGGCGCTGGATATCCTGCGGGAATATCGCACGGCAGCAACGAAGGTGGTACTCGGTCGCGATATCGGCAGACCGGGCGGCACACTGCGTACGATCACGCTCGGCGAGCTGCGCTCGTCCGATGTGGATATGCGGACGATGGTGATCGTCGGCTCGTCGACCACGCGCGGGTTTGCCAACGGCATCGACGGTGGCGAGTGGGTTTATACGCCGCGCTGGTATGAGTGA
- a CDS encoding precorrin-2 C(20)-methyltransferase has product MTVRGRLFGLGVGPGDPELITLKALRVLKAAPVVAYFVAKGKKGNAFSIIEAHLHDAQQHLPLVYPVTTEALEPPLSYEAIIADFYDTAAEIVAGHLDAGRDVAVICEGDPFFYGSYMYLHDRLAARFEAEVVPGVCSMLGGAAVLGAPLVYRNQSLSVLSGVLPEDELRRRLADADAAVIMKLGRNFDKVRRVLVELGLAHRALYVERATMGNQRIVALDEVDPMASPYFSLLVVPGEKWQG; this is encoded by the coding sequence ATGACCGTGCGAGGACGTTTATTCGGCCTGGGCGTCGGCCCCGGCGACCCGGAACTCATCACGCTAAAAGCGCTGCGCGTGCTGAAAGCGGCCCCCGTGGTCGCGTATTTCGTCGCGAAGGGTAAAAAGGGCAACGCCTTCAGCATCATCGAGGCGCATCTGCATGACGCTCAGCAGCATCTGCCGCTTGTGTATCCCGTCACGACCGAAGCGCTCGAACCGCCGCTTTCGTACGAAGCGATCATCGCCGACTTCTACGACACCGCCGCGGAGATTGTCGCCGGCCATCTCGACGCCGGCCGCGACGTCGCGGTGATTTGCGAAGGCGATCCGTTTTTCTACGGCTCGTATATGTATCTGCACGACCGCCTTGCTGCGCGTTTCGAGGCCGAAGTCGTGCCCGGCGTGTGTTCGATGCTCGGCGGTGCGGCCGTTCTGGGCGCGCCGCTGGTGTATCGCAATCAGAGTTTGTCGGTGCTCTCCGGCGTGTTGCCCGAAGACGAATTGCGCCGGCGCCTCGCCGATGCCGACGCCGCGGTCATCATGAAACTCGGCCGTAATTTCGATAAGGTGCGGCGCGTGCTCGTCGAACTAGGGCTCGCGCATCGGGCGCTTTACGTCGAACGCGCGACCATGGGTAATCAACGTATTGTGGCCCTCGACGAAGTCGACCCGATGGCCTCGCCGTATTTCTCGCTGCTTGTGGTGCCGGGGGAAAAATGGCAAGGATGA
- a CDS encoding precorrin-8X methylmutase, translating into MLDYIRDGQEIYRQSFATIRAEADLSRIPADLEKLAVRVIHACGMVDVIEDLQFSAGAGAAGRTALAQGAPILCDAGMVAQGITRARLPANNEVICTLTHQDVPALARELGNTRSAAALELWRPHLAGSVVVIGNAPTALFYLLDMLDDDAPKPALILGFPVGFVGAAESKAMLAENSRGVPYVVIHGRRGGSAMAAAAVNALATEVE; encoded by the coding sequence ATGCTTGATTACATTCGCGACGGTCAGGAGATCTATCGCCAATCCTTCGCGACGATACGTGCAGAGGCCGATCTTTCGCGCATTCCCGCCGACCTCGAAAAACTCGCGGTGCGTGTGATCCACGCCTGCGGCATGGTGGACGTCATTGAAGACCTGCAATTTTCCGCAGGTGCGGGCGCCGCGGGCCGCACGGCGCTGGCACAAGGCGCGCCGATTCTGTGCGACGCCGGTATGGTGGCGCAGGGCATCACGCGCGCACGATTGCCCGCCAACAACGAAGTCATCTGCACGCTCACGCATCAGGACGTGCCCGCGCTCGCGCGCGAACTCGGTAATACGCGTTCGGCCGCCGCGCTCGAATTGTGGCGGCCGCATCTGGCCGGCAGCGTCGTGGTGATCGGCAATGCGCCGACCGCCCTCTTCTATCTGCTTGACATGCTCGACGACGACGCGCCGAAACCCGCGCTGATTCTTGGTTTTCCAGTTGGCTTTGTCGGCGCTGCCGAATCGAAAGCGATGCTGGCGGAAAATAGCCGCGGCGTGCCCTACGTCGTGATTCATGGCCGGCGCGGCGGCAGTGCTATGGCGGCCGCCGCGGTGAATGCGCTGGCGACGGAGGTCGAGTAA
- the cobG gene encoding precorrin-3B synthase: protein MSVLNQASPSTVLPDAALALRPSACPGLLRIVAARDGGICRIKLPGGELSAAQAIAIAEASTRHASGVIELTNRANLQVRGVHAVQGGHETALIAALVDAGLGPAVGPIPANAAVDAASLLLATSADDVRNVMVSPTAGRDPFALFDTRPLCTELLALLQTEARFAALSPKFALLLDGGERLARVDHPHDVWLAATQADDGVRFVFGLAGCPAGETNAKPGALGAVLPTQVTGLVRALLHTFLDLAAADATRMRHLLTAHSIDAVLQHARQYIDFPLSRDASLAHWQRGTPADATLRLGAHAQRVVGLQHAGGQPPLGRLDAATLHRLAKLSQQHGNSTLRITPWQSVLLPDIAANHAAAVLAEMNALGLACDPAQPITHLIACAGSTGCAKSLADTKADALLLANRLPAGVDVHLSGCPRSCAAAYCAPYTLLATAPGLYDLYRRNGEPDFGSCVAHQLTIEQAADMLDSLAYPARSPLDA from the coding sequence GTGTCCGTCTTGAATCAAGCTTCGCCCTCCACTGTTTTACCCGACGCGGCGCTCGCGCTGCGGCCTTCGGCGTGTCCGGGGCTGCTGCGCATCGTCGCCGCGCGCGACGGTGGGATCTGCCGGATCAAACTGCCCGGCGGTGAGTTGAGCGCCGCACAGGCCATCGCGATCGCCGAGGCCAGCACGCGGCATGCAAGCGGTGTAATCGAGCTGACCAATCGCGCGAATCTGCAGGTGCGTGGCGTGCATGCTGTACAAGGCGGGCATGAAACGGCACTGATCGCGGCACTCGTCGACGCGGGCCTTGGACCGGCTGTCGGACCGATTCCAGCCAACGCTGCGGTAGATGCTGCCAGTTTGCTGCTCGCGACTTCGGCGGACGACGTGCGCAATGTGATGGTGAGTCCGACTGCCGGGCGCGATCCATTTGCACTGTTCGACACGCGGCCCCTTTGCACCGAACTGCTTGCCTTGCTGCAAACCGAAGCGCGTTTCGCGGCGCTGTCGCCCAAATTCGCGCTATTGCTCGACGGCGGCGAGCGCCTTGCGAGAGTCGATCATCCGCACGATGTCTGGCTGGCGGCGACGCAAGCCGATGACGGCGTGCGATTTGTGTTCGGCTTGGCCGGTTGCCCCGCTGGAGAGACGAACGCGAAACCTGGCGCCCTCGGCGCCGTACTGCCTACGCAGGTCACCGGCCTGGTTCGCGCGCTGCTGCATACGTTCCTCGATCTGGCCGCCGCCGATGCCACGCGCATGCGTCATCTGCTTACCGCGCATTCCATCGACGCCGTTTTGCAGCACGCTCGTCAGTACATCGATTTCCCGCTGTCACGCGACGCGTCGCTCGCACACTGGCAACGCGGCACGCCTGCCGATGCCACGCTGCGGCTCGGCGCGCACGCTCAACGCGTCGTGGGCCTGCAGCACGCGGGCGGCCAACCGCCTCTCGGACGCCTCGACGCCGCCACCTTGCACCGCCTCGCCAAACTCTCCCAACAGCACGGCAACAGCACGCTGCGCATCACGCCCTGGCAAAGCGTCCTGCTGCCCGATATCGCAGCAAACCATGCGGCCGCCGTGCTCGCGGAAATGAACGCGCTAGGTCTCGCCTGCGATCCCGCGCAGCCGATTACACACCTGATCGCCTGCGCCGGTTCCACGGGCTGCGCAAAAAGCCTCGCCGATACCAAGGCCGATGCACTGCTTCTGGCGAATCGCTTGCCCGCTGGCGTCGACGTTCATCTGAGCGGCTGTCCGCGCTCATGCGCTGCGGCCTATTGCGCGCCGTACACGCTGCTGGCCACCGCGCCCGGCCTCTATGACCTCTATCGACGCAATGGCGAACCGGATTTCGGCTCGTGCGTCGCGCACCAACTTACGATCGAACAGGCCGCCGACATGCTCGACTCATTGGCCTACCCGGCCCGGAGCCCTTTAGATGCTTGA
- the cbiE gene encoding precorrin-6y C5,15-methyltransferase (decarboxylating) subunit CbiE — translation MPAWLTVVGIGDDGFAGLGRPARRALLEASVVYGGERHLAMLPRRLAARRTAWPKPFDLAPLLAERGGPVCVLASGDPMLFGVGATLARQLPTGELRVLPAPSSLSLAAARLGWPLQDVATVSLVGRPLPALNAHLYDGARVFVLSADGRTPAALAELLNARGFGATRMSVLEHLGGDLERCIDGRADQWSAGDVAALNLVALECRATEGAPRLPLTTGLPDDAFRHDGQLTKRDVRAITLARLAPTPGELLWDVGAGSGSIGIEWMRAHPGCRAIAIEGHAERQRFIEHNRDALGVPGLQLVAGRAPEALAGLAEPDAVFIGGGVTVAGVLDACWARLREGGRLVANAVTLQGEAALAAWREQHGGTLTRIALAEAQPLGGFDTWRQALPITLLEVTKQANGTHGASGNSPQP, via the coding sequence ATGCCGGCGTGGCTGACTGTGGTGGGCATAGGCGATGACGGCTTCGCCGGTTTGGGGCGGCCCGCGCGGCGTGCTTTGCTGGAAGCGTCGGTGGTTTATGGCGGCGAACGTCATCTGGCGATGCTGCCCAGGCGTCTGGCTGCGCGCCGGACGGCATGGCCGAAGCCGTTCGATCTTGCACCTTTGCTGGCGGAGCGTGGTGGGCCCGTGTGTGTGCTGGCGAGTGGCGACCCGATGCTGTTCGGCGTCGGCGCCACGTTGGCGCGGCAATTGCCGACCGGTGAATTGCGGGTGCTGCCGGCGCCGTCGTCGCTATCGCTAGCGGCTGCACGGCTGGGCTGGCCGTTGCAGGATGTGGCCACGGTTTCGCTAGTGGGGCGGCCATTGCCGGCGCTGAATGCCCATTTGTACGACGGCGCACGCGTGTTCGTTTTGAGCGCTGACGGGCGTACACCCGCAGCGCTGGCTGAGTTGCTGAACGCGCGCGGTTTCGGCGCGACCCGGATGAGCGTGCTGGAACATTTGGGCGGCGACCTGGAGCGGTGTATCGACGGACGCGCCGACCAGTGGTCCGCGGGCGACGTGGCGGCGCTGAACCTGGTCGCGCTTGAATGCCGTGCAACGGAAGGCGCGCCGCGTTTGCCGTTGACCACCGGCTTGCCCGACGACGCCTTTCGCCACGACGGCCAGTTGACCAAGCGCGACGTCCGCGCGATCACGCTGGCGCGCCTCGCGCCGACGCCTGGCGAACTGCTCTGGGATGTCGGCGCGGGCAGTGGTTCGATCGGCATCGAATGGATGCGTGCGCATCCGGGCTGCCGCGCAATCGCGATCGAAGGACACGCGGAGCGTCAGCGGTTCATCGAACACAATCGCGATGCGTTGGGCGTGCCGGGTTTGCAACTGGTCGCCGGCCGCGCGCCCGAGGCACTGGCAGGATTGGCCGAGCCGGATGCCGTGTTCATCGGCGGCGGTGTAACGGTGGCGGGTGTGCTCGATGCGTGCTGGGCGCGTCTGCGCGAAGGCGGGAGACTGGTCGCCAATGCCGTCACTTTGCAAGGCGAGGCGGCGCTCGCGGCATGGCGGGAGCAGCATGGCGGCACGCTGACCCGCATCGCGCTGGCTGAGGCTCAGCCGCTCGGCGGTTTCGATACGTGGCGTCAGGCGTTGCCGATTACGTTGCTGGAGGTCACAAAACAGGCCAACGGCACGCACGGCGCGTCCGGCAACTCACCTCAACCATAG
- a CDS encoding cobalt-precorrin-6A reductase, translated as MKRVLLLGGTGDALRIARQLGHEHVYSLAGLGKVPDDLPCAVRVGGFGGSEGMARYIADERIDLVIDATHPYAAQISANAVKASGVARVPCWALRREAWQPQAGDDWRMVGDWAELTAALASFKRPLFTLGREPLAHLDEIPLRQFWTIRCLDAPETHPRARILATRGPFTLEGERALFSAEAFDVIVSKNSGGSATEAKLEVARERGLPVVMLRRPELPAVDREFASVADLLEALRVST; from the coding sequence ATGAAGCGCGTTCTGCTGCTCGGCGGCACCGGCGATGCTTTGCGGATCGCCAGACAACTCGGTCATGAGCACGTGTACAGTCTCGCGGGCCTCGGCAAGGTGCCGGACGATCTGCCATGCGCGGTGCGTGTGGGCGGCTTCGGCGGTAGCGAAGGGATGGCGCGCTATATCGCGGACGAACGTATCGACCTGGTGATTGACGCGACGCATCCGTACGCCGCGCAGATTAGCGCCAATGCTGTGAAAGCGAGCGGCGTGGCGCGCGTGCCGTGTTGGGCACTGCGTCGCGAAGCCTGGCAGCCGCAAGCCGGCGACGACTGGCGCATGGTCGGCGATTGGGCCGAGCTTACGGCGGCGCTCGCTTCGTTCAAGCGGCCACTTTTCACGCTCGGACGCGAACCGCTTGCGCATCTCGACGAAATCCCTCTGCGGCAATTCTGGACGATACGTTGCCTCGACGCACCCGAAACCCATCCGCGTGCGCGGATTCTGGCGACACGCGGGCCGTTTACACTCGAAGGCGAACGAGCGCTGTTCAGCGCGGAAGCCTTCGATGTCATCGTCAGCAAAAACAGCGGGGGTAGCGCCACCGAAGCGAAACTCGAAGTCGCGCGCGAACGCGGCTTGCCGGTCGTGATGCTGCGGCGCCCTGAATTGCCCGCGGTCGATCGCGAGTTTGCAAGCGTGGCCGACTTGCTGGAAGCGTTGCGAGTCTCGACTTGA